One segment of Paenibacillus sp. FSL R7-0337 DNA contains the following:
- a CDS encoding ABC transporter permease: protein MKNRRRVKNKNGIANIYLVLVFLVLYAPIFYLMYYSFNSGGTMHKFEGFTLDYYREVVADTRLMIIVINTLVIALLSSAIATIIAVIGALAIHHVRSRRAKNTLLSLNNVLIVSPDVIIGASFLILFTIVGIKLGFTSVLLSHVAFSIPIAVIMILPHLQEMSPTLTDAARDLGATRRDVLTKVILPIIKPGIFSGFFMALTYSLDDFAVTFFVTGNGYSTLSVEIYSRARQGVSLSINALSTLIFLFTILLVIGYYYLNQRKSRPPVQIAEPVAEAGVPR, encoded by the coding sequence ATGAAGAACAGACGCAGGGTTAAGAACAAGAACGGCATCGCCAATATCTATCTGGTGCTGGTCTTCCTGGTGCTGTACGCGCCTATCTTCTATCTGATGTACTACTCGTTCAACAGCGGCGGCACGATGCACAAGTTCGAAGGCTTCACGCTGGATTATTACCGTGAAGTGGTTGCTGATACCCGGCTGATGATTATTGTGATTAACACATTGGTCATTGCCCTCCTGTCATCGGCTATTGCGACCATAATAGCGGTGATCGGTGCGCTGGCGATTCATCATGTCCGCAGCCGCCGGGCCAAAAACACGCTGCTCTCGCTGAACAATGTGCTGATTGTCAGCCCGGATGTCATCATCGGAGCCTCCTTCCTGATCCTGTTCACGATTGTCGGGATCAAGCTGGGCTTCACCTCCGTGTTGCTCTCGCATGTGGCGTTCAGTATTCCGATTGCGGTCATTATGATCCTGCCGCATTTGCAGGAGATGAGCCCGACCTTAACGGATGCCGCCCGCGATCTGGGGGCTACGCGCCGGGATGTGCTCACGAAGGTCATTCTGCCGATCATCAAGCCGGGAATCTTCAGCGGATTCTTCATGGCCCTGACCTATTCCCTGGATGATTTCGCAGTTACCTTCTTCGTCACGGGCAATGGCTATTCCACCCTGTCGGTGGAAATCTATTCCCGGGCCCGGCAAGGGGTGTCGCTGTCGATTAACGCGCTGTCGACGCTGATTTTCCTCTTCACGATTCTGCTGGTCATCGGTTATTACTACCTGAACCAGCGTAAGAGCCGCCCGCCGGTACAGATTGCCGAGCCGGTGGCCGAAGCGGGGGTGCCTAGATGA
- a CDS encoding ABC transporter permease, with protein MMSKGKSYYLIPYYLWIALFVIAPVLLVVYYSLFDLEGKLTLNNYVNFFTPVYMRMMLNSFWYAFLITVFSLLVAYPAAYLLTRTKHKQLWLLLIILPTWINLLLKTYAFIGIFGTFGPVNNFFDLVGLGEQQILFTGFSFVFVSVYIFIPFMILPIFSALDEMNLSLVDAARDLGASGWTTFRRVVFPLTISGVRSGCMAVFIPALSLFMITRLIAGNRVITLGTAIEQHFLVTQDWGMGSTVAVFLIAIMALFMILTGGSRKGVRG; from the coding sequence ATGATGAGTAAGGGGAAGTCGTATTATCTCATCCCGTACTATCTGTGGATCGCACTGTTTGTCATTGCGCCGGTGCTGCTGGTGGTCTACTATTCCCTGTTCGATCTGGAGGGGAAGCTGACGCTGAATAACTACGTCAATTTCTTCACACCGGTCTATATGAGAATGATGCTGAATTCATTCTGGTACGCTTTTCTGATCACGGTGTTCTCGCTCCTGGTGGCGTATCCGGCGGCTTATCTGCTAACGCGAACGAAGCACAAGCAGCTGTGGCTGCTGCTGATTATTCTGCCGACCTGGATCAACCTGCTGCTCAAAACATACGCCTTCATCGGGATCTTCGGCACCTTCGGCCCGGTCAATAACTTCTTTGATCTGGTGGGTCTGGGCGAACAGCAGATTCTGTTCACAGGCTTCAGCTTCGTGTTTGTGTCGGTCTATATTTTCATTCCATTCATGATTCTGCCGATCTTCAGTGCTCTGGATGAGATGAATCTGTCGCTGGTGGATGCCGCGCGCGATCTGGGCGCATCGGGATGGACAACGTTCCGGCGGGTGGTTTTTCCGCTGACGATCTCGGGTGTACGCTCCGGCTGTATGGCGGTGTTCATTCCGGCGCTGTCGCTGTTCATGATTACGCGTCTGATTGCCGGGAACCGGGTGATTACGCTCGGCACCGCGATTGAGCAGCACTTCCTGGTTACACAGGACTGGGGAATGGGCTCGACCGTTGCGGTGTTCCTGATCGCGATTATGGCGCTGTTCATGATTCTGACCGGCGGCTCGCGGAAGGGGGTGCGCGGATGA
- a CDS encoding ABC transporter ATP-binding protein, whose translation MLAIATPEGTIISFDQVIKQYDDEEAVLKGVSFEIERGKFYTLLGPSGCGKTTILRLIAGFAEPTEGSIYLNGKKINHIPANERQVNTVFQDYALFPHLNVFENVAFGLRIKKLKKDVIQQKVQEALRFVNLVGYDQRAINEMSGGQRQRVAIARAIVNEPQVLLLDEPLSALDLKLRTEMQYILREMQQRLGITFIFVTHDQEEALAMSDWIFVMNGGKIEQSGTPNDIYDEPINRFVADFIGESNIVPGVMIEDYVVEWGGHRFECVDAGLKPNEAVEVVIRPEDLEIVTLEAGKLKVRVDSQLFRGVHYEISCYDGSGHEWLVHSTRKAEVGSEIGLYFDPEAIHVMRFGETEEEFDKRLEAYAEVESHDE comes from the coding sequence TTGTTAGCTATAGCTACCCCGGAAGGCACTATTATTTCTTTTGACCAGGTGATTAAGCAATACGACGACGAAGAGGCTGTACTCAAAGGCGTGAGCTTCGAAATTGAACGCGGTAAATTCTACACGCTGCTGGGCCCTTCGGGCTGCGGAAAAACGACCATTCTGCGTCTAATCGCCGGCTTCGCGGAGCCGACTGAAGGTTCGATCTATCTTAACGGCAAAAAAATCAACCACATTCCCGCCAATGAGCGGCAGGTCAATACGGTATTTCAGGACTATGCGCTGTTTCCGCATCTGAACGTATTCGAGAATGTGGCGTTTGGACTGCGCATCAAGAAGCTGAAGAAGGATGTCATTCAGCAAAAGGTGCAGGAAGCGCTGCGCTTCGTCAACCTGGTCGGCTATGATCAGCGGGCCATTAATGAAATGTCCGGCGGGCAGAGGCAGCGTGTCGCCATTGCGCGCGCCATTGTCAATGAACCGCAGGTACTGCTGCTGGACGAGCCGTTATCTGCGCTTGATCTGAAGCTGCGTACCGAGATGCAGTATATTCTGCGGGAGATGCAGCAGCGGCTGGGAATCACCTTCATCTTCGTTACCCATGACCAGGAAGAGGCGCTGGCGATGTCCGACTGGATCTTCGTCATGAACGGCGGCAAGATTGAGCAGAGCGGCACGCCTAATGATATCTACGATGAACCGATTAACCGGTTCGTGGCGGACTTCATCGGAGAGTCGAACATCGTGCCGGGTGTGATGATTGAGGACTATGTGGTGGAGTGGGGCGGCCACCGGTTCGAATGTGTCGATGCCGGTCTGAAGCCGAATGAAGCGGTGGAGGTTGTGATCCGCCCTGAGGATCTGGAGATTGTTACCCTGGAAGCGGGCAAGCTGAAGGTGCGTGTGGATTCCCAGCTGTTCCGCGGGGTTCACTACGAGATCAGCTGCTACGACGGCTCGGGCCATGAATGGCTTGTCCATTCTACCCGTAAGGCGGAGGTTGGCTCCGAGATCGGGCTGTATTTCGATCCTGAAGCGATCCATGTTATGCGTTTCGGTGAAACGGAGGAAGAGTTCGACAAGCGTCTGGAGGCTTACGCCGAGGTGGAGAGCCATGATGAGTAA
- a CDS encoding FUSC family protein — protein sequence MNEGLQERLEKFGLSLYMIRITLAASLSWLAVHIIYGDHYLYFAPLAAILITQSSVKASLEKGVYRMTGVVLGGIVSLIVGKFFDVGALSILLMLLIGIGVATACRINIQAVSQIGVTSVLALTFYHDQYIVWRVAETLIGVLIALIINMIIVPPKSFVKVKDLALKGSLTLSDALTGFAASGRDAAQAKAALERSGELLKKSDRLQKEMHYTLSHYQCRKDIGKLTQSTTHLIKVHSYVKAISEEIALLPAHYAAADWMLEVVTATADCIALYGTRTLSDAECSGRSLQGSLRRARDVQLAWFSQLQDQCPLAAFRDLGAVFSHLNRILEEIERADYAALSTAPQHVKTHPARAIQFIQKGLFHKL from the coding sequence ATGAACGAGGGCTTACAAGAGCGCCTTGAAAAGTTCGGATTATCCTTATATATGATACGGATTACGCTCGCCGCTTCGCTCTCGTGGCTGGCCGTGCACATTATCTACGGGGACCATTACCTGTACTTCGCACCGCTGGCGGCGATTCTGATTACCCAGAGCAGCGTCAAGGCCTCCCTTGAAAAAGGCGTCTACCGCATGACCGGCGTGGTCCTTGGCGGCATCGTCAGCCTGATCGTAGGCAAGTTCTTCGATGTGGGCGCGCTGTCGATTCTGCTGATGCTGCTGATTGGCATTGGGGTGGCTACAGCCTGCCGGATCAATATCCAGGCCGTCTCTCAGATCGGTGTCACCTCGGTGCTTGCACTCACCTTCTATCATGACCAATATATCGTCTGGAGAGTCGCCGAGACGCTGATCGGCGTGCTGATTGCCCTCATCATTAATATGATTATCGTGCCGCCCAAGAGCTTCGTCAAGGTCAAGGACCTGGCACTGAAAGGCAGCCTGACCTTATCCGATGCCTTAACCGGATTCGCTGCAAGCGGCCGGGATGCAGCGCAAGCCAAGGCTGCTCTTGAGCGCTCCGGCGAGCTTCTGAAGAAGAGCGACCGGCTGCAGAAGGAGATGCATTACACACTGTCTCATTACCAGTGCCGTAAGGACATTGGCAAGCTGACACAGTCGACCACCCATCTCATCAAGGTTCACTCCTATGTCAAAGCCATAAGCGAAGAAATCGCTCTGCTGCCGGCCCATTATGCCGCCGCTGATTGGATGCTGGAGGTTGTAACCGCAACGGCAGACTGCATCGCCCTGTACGGCACACGGACGCTATCAGATGCCGAATGCAGCGGACGTTCACTCCAGGGGAGTCTGAGAAGAGCCCGCGACGTGCAGCTCGCCTGGTTCTCGCAGCTGCAGGATCAGTGCCCGCTCGCAGCCTTCCGTGATCTCGGTGCGGTGTTCTCCCACCTGAACCGGATTCTTGAAGAGATCGAACGCGCCGATTACGCCGCGCTTTCCACCGCACCACAGCATGTCAAGACACACCCTGCACGCGCCATCCAATTCATACAAAAAGGACTCTTCCACAAGCTATAA
- a CDS encoding flagellar assembly protein A yields the protein MPQQDIEPSRYEFVESLMHERKGLLDSFSVEGRASDGTTGDKNGIILVQDNQIFITPPLPGGTPARISAIHPVVLKINWKTVTAPTEVTKADYITWEICEKPQYEITVSPDKLKVHFTLYRAEKYAWNLVNCPAAFEAVVRAQPNPAMLLSTLTIDQIIASLDNRFILRNLNIPALYAELENPTYLPVCIAEGRAPLPGKEARLELQLPEHTLVGNGMLHRQGSRAQKPADTLEYLRFPGAPFTFAGEVFARKLPPEEGIPGIDTDGRVLPPPPPQDIYFAAGNHAKLLPCGNIVAKHTGRPRICGGNSSVRICDFPPVCLLTREMIDPGGDVMFAGDVIVPGDLDGSVRIEALGNVYVYGDIRQSTIIATGSIYVSGQVTGSGLYAGYAGVQQHRLHSLASLLRTETDGLLEAARQLAKNVESRQQSVNYGLVVMLLLEDKYSHLDSLIRDFQAALSRMNGEFGFGTDPLRQMLEVFAHPGQYTGYITDSVLSRFSRLLLKLGEEIELLQEEHAVINLARSQDSRLESCGKLLVRDSC from the coding sequence ATGCCGCAGCAGGATATCGAACCAAGCCGATATGAATTCGTAGAGTCCCTGATGCACGAACGTAAAGGTCTCCTGGATTCATTCTCTGTGGAGGGCCGGGCTTCTGACGGGACAACTGGGGATAAGAATGGAATTATCCTCGTGCAGGACAACCAGATATTCATTACTCCCCCGCTCCCCGGAGGCACTCCCGCCCGCATTTCTGCGATCCACCCTGTTGTCCTGAAGATCAACTGGAAGACCGTTACAGCGCCAACCGAGGTGACCAAGGCAGATTATATTACCTGGGAGATCTGCGAGAAGCCGCAGTATGAAATTACCGTATCGCCTGACAAGCTCAAGGTCCATTTCACTTTATACCGTGCAGAGAAGTACGCCTGGAACCTGGTCAACTGCCCCGCCGCCTTCGAGGCGGTCGTCCGTGCCCAGCCCAACCCGGCAATGCTGCTGTCCACGCTTACCATAGATCAGATTATCGCCTCACTGGACAACCGTTTTATTTTGCGCAACCTGAATATTCCCGCCCTGTACGCGGAGCTGGAGAACCCTACATATCTTCCCGTATGCATCGCTGAAGGAAGAGCCCCGCTGCCCGGCAAGGAAGCCCGGCTGGAATTGCAGCTGCCGGAGCATACACTGGTGGGGAACGGGATGCTTCATAGACAGGGAAGCCGGGCTCAGAAGCCTGCGGATACCCTGGAGTATCTCCGTTTCCCGGGAGCCCCCTTTACCTTTGCAGGTGAAGTCTTCGCCCGCAAACTGCCGCCGGAAGAAGGCATTCCCGGCATCGACACAGACGGAAGGGTCCTGCCCCCTCCCCCGCCGCAGGATATCTACTTTGCTGCCGGTAATCATGCCAAGCTCCTTCCCTGTGGTAATATCGTAGCCAAGCACACAGGCAGACCCCGTATCTGCGGAGGAAACAGCAGCGTCCGAATCTGTGACTTCCCTCCGGTCTGTCTGCTGACCAGGGAGATGATAGACCCTGGCGGTGACGTTATGTTCGCAGGCGACGTCATTGTACCGGGTGATCTGGATGGATCTGTACGGATCGAAGCCCTGGGGAATGTGTACGTCTATGGTGATATACGCCAATCTACAATTATAGCCACCGGCAGCATTTATGTTAGCGGCCAGGTTACCGGCAGCGGCCTGTACGCCGGATATGCCGGGGTACAGCAGCATCGTTTGCACAGCTTAGCAAGCCTGCTGCGGACAGAGACGGACGGACTGCTTGAGGCAGCGCGCCAGCTGGCCAAGAATGTGGAATCCCGACAGCAATCCGTGAATTACGGCCTGGTGGTTATGCTGCTGCTGGAGGATAAATACAGCCATCTCGACAGCCTGATCCGCGATTTCCAGGCTGCCCTAAGCCGTATGAACGGAGAGTTCGGCTTCGGCACGGACCCGCTCCGGCAGATGCTTGAGGTATTCGCCCATCCGGGACAATACACCGGGTACATTACAGACAGTGTCCTAAGCCGCTTCTCCAGGCTGCTGCTTAAGCTGGGCGAGGAGATTGAGCTGCTCCAAGAGGAGCATGCGGTGATTAACCTTGCCCGGTCGCAGGACAGCCGCCTGGAGTCCTGCGGCAAGCTGCTTGTGCGTGATTCCTGCTAA
- a CDS encoding aldo/keto reductase yields the protein MRYNRLGNSGLQVSALGLGTNSFGKRADLETSVRILHTAMDQGINFIDTANIYAGSESERIIGLALEGRRHNTVLATKAGLPKHEGPGGSGSSRHHLMQELEGSLRRLKTDYVDLYQIHTFDPYTPLEETLRTLDDLISAGKVRYIGASNYAAWELMKALGISEARNWAKYISIQCSYSLADRTPEAELLPLCLDQGLGIIPYFPLAGGILTGKYSGSSKAPAGSRAETDPNFLRFLTPERISLGEQVQAIAEGLGTSPAALSLSWLMNRPAVSTVIVGATTVEQVQYNLQSLSASPDAGILKQLDLASAAFCTGEPFAVYRLP from the coding sequence ATGCGATATAACCGTCTGGGCAATAGCGGCCTGCAGGTATCCGCCCTGGGTCTTGGAACCAATTCATTCGGCAAACGGGCAGATCTGGAGACCTCGGTCCGCATTCTGCACACCGCTATGGATCAGGGCATTAATTTCATCGATACCGCCAATATCTATGCCGGCTCTGAATCGGAGCGGATCATCGGCCTTGCGCTTGAAGGCAGACGCCATAACACAGTGCTGGCGACCAAAGCCGGATTGCCGAAGCATGAGGGACCCGGCGGCAGCGGCTCTTCGCGCCATCATCTGATGCAGGAGCTGGAAGGCAGCCTGCGCCGGCTGAAGACCGACTATGTGGATCTGTATCAGATCCATACCTTCGATCCCTACACACCGCTGGAGGAAACCCTGCGCACGCTGGATGATTTGATCTCCGCAGGCAAGGTGCGGTATATCGGAGCCTCCAATTATGCCGCCTGGGAGCTGATGAAGGCGCTTGGGATCAGCGAAGCCCGTAACTGGGCGAAATACATCTCTATCCAGTGCAGCTATTCGCTGGCTGACCGTACGCCCGAAGCCGAGCTGCTTCCGCTCTGCCTGGATCAGGGTCTGGGCATCATCCCATACTTCCCTCTGGCGGGCGGTATCCTTACCGGCAAATATTCCGGCAGCAGCAAAGCCCCTGCCGGCTCCAGAGCAGAGACCGATCCGAACTTCCTCCGCTTCCTTACCCCGGAGCGCATCTCGCTCGGGGAGCAGGTTCAGGCGATTGCGGAGGGGCTGGGCACCTCACCTGCGGCTCTATCCCTGTCCTGGCTAATGAACCGGCCCGCGGTCTCCACGGTGATTGTCGGAGCGACTACAGTAGAACAGGTACAGTATAATCTGCAGAGTCTTTCTGCTTCGCCGGATGCGGGGATACTTAAGCAGCTTGACCTGGCCAGCGCCGCCTTCTGTACCGGCGAGCCGTTTGCGGTCTACCGGCTGCCGTAA
- the hcp gene encoding hydroxylamine reductase, translating into MSEMFCFQCQEAAKGTGCTIQGVCGKTSEVANLQDLLVYTLKGIAIFARSGRELGITDPVTEKFIIESLFATITNANFVPEYFTAKIREGLALRDLWRSRVADAGVMAYLSEHDAANWNAVTDEELMDKARAVGVLATEHEDIRSLRELLTYGLKGMAAYMEHAAVLGFYEAGAHAFMEKGLAAALDDSLSGGELTALVLECGKFGVDVMALLDRANTAAYGNPEITKVNIGVGTNPGILISGHDLKDMEALLKQTEGTGVDVYTHSEMLPAHYYPAFKKYSHFVGNYGNAWWKQNEEFASFNGPILMTTNCIVPPKDSYKDRLYTTGNTGYPGIQHIAAGADGEKDFSALIEQAKSCSAPVEIETGEIIGGFAHAAVMNVADQVVGAVESGAIKQFFVMAGCDGRMKSRNYYTDFAAELPSDTVILTAGCAKYKYNKLALGDIGGIPRVLDAGQCNDSYSLVVIALKLKEVFGLADINDLPISYNIAWYEQKAVIVLLALLHLGVKNIHLGPTLPAFLSPNVAKVLVDTFGIGGITTVQEDMERFIAAV; encoded by the coding sequence ATGAGCGAAATGTTTTGTTTCCAGTGTCAGGAGGCAGCTAAGGGGACCGGTTGTACGATTCAGGGGGTATGCGGCAAGACCAGTGAGGTAGCAAATCTGCAGGATCTACTGGTGTATACACTCAAGGGCATTGCCATTTTCGCGCGCAGCGGGCGTGAGCTGGGGATTACCGATCCGGTGACGGAGAAATTTATCATAGAGAGCTTGTTCGCTACGATTACCAATGCCAACTTCGTGCCGGAATACTTCACTGCGAAGATCCGGGAAGGATTGGCCCTGCGGGATCTGTGGCGCAGCAGAGTGGCTGATGCCGGAGTAATGGCCTATTTGTCGGAGCATGACGCGGCGAACTGGAATGCGGTGACGGATGAAGAGCTGATGGACAAGGCGAGAGCGGTGGGTGTGCTTGCTACGGAACATGAGGATATCCGCTCCTTGCGCGAGCTGCTGACCTATGGTCTGAAGGGAATGGCTGCTTACATGGAGCATGCCGCAGTGTTGGGCTTCTATGAAGCGGGTGCACATGCTTTTATGGAAAAAGGCTTGGCTGCTGCCCTGGATGACAGTCTGAGCGGCGGCGAGCTGACAGCCCTGGTGCTGGAATGCGGCAAGTTCGGCGTGGATGTAATGGCCCTGCTTGACCGTGCGAACACCGCAGCCTACGGCAACCCTGAGATTACCAAAGTCAATATTGGAGTAGGCACGAACCCTGGTATTCTGATCAGCGGTCATGATCTCAAGGACATGGAGGCGCTGCTGAAGCAGACCGAGGGTACCGGAGTGGATGTGTATACGCATAGTGAGATGCTGCCGGCCCACTACTATCCGGCCTTTAAGAAATATAGCCACTTCGTAGGCAACTACGGCAATGCATGGTGGAAGCAGAATGAGGAGTTTGCCAGCTTCAATGGTCCGATTCTGATGACCACGAACTGCATCGTACCGCCGAAGGACAGCTACAAAGACCGGCTGTACACGACAGGCAACACCGGTTATCCGGGCATTCAACATATCGCGGCAGGCGCGGACGGAGAGAAGGATTTCTCAGCTCTGATCGAGCAGGCCAAGAGCTGCAGTGCTCCGGTAGAGATTGAGACAGGCGAGATTATCGGCGGCTTCGCCCATGCGGCTGTAATGAACGTGGCAGATCAGGTGGTTGGAGCAGTAGAGAGCGGCGCCATCAAGCAATTCTTCGTCATGGCTGGCTGCGACGGACGGATGAAGAGCCGGAATTATTACACCGACTTCGCAGCAGAGCTGCCTAGTGACACGGTGATCCTGACCGCAGGTTGTGCCAAATACAAATATAACAAGCTGGCGCTTGGCGATATCGGCGGAATTCCGCGCGTACTTGATGCCGGCCAGTGCAATGACTCCTATTCTCTTGTGGTTATAGCACTTAAGCTGAAGGAAGTCTTCGGTCTTGCGGATATTAACGATCTTCCGATCTCCTATAACATTGCCTGGTATGAGCAAAAAGCGGTGATCGTACTGCTGGCGCTGCTGCATCTGGGCGTGAAGAACATTCATCTGGGCCCTACGCTTCCGGCCTTCCTGTCGCCTAACGTAGCTAAGGTTCTGGTAGATACCTTCGGCATCGGCGGTATTACTACCGTACAGGAAGACATGGAGCGGTTCATCGCTGCGGTATAA
- a CDS encoding Crp/Fnr family transcriptional regulator: protein MRPEPASLQACLLFRGKSADEIEQLLYTLVYSVSSYHKNAIILAEGDPAERLGILLSGRIEVQKTHPTGSSVTIAHLKEGQTIGEAVLFRRNNTVPATVTATGPCKVMFISKQELLRLFAADTDILTRFIENLSERLVLVNRKIENLSAGPLRRRIVDFLLEQGEQQESDTLKLPFSRKEWAEHMNTARPSLSRELGFLRDQGWIEFKGNEITLLNRSRMHDYIQTLPSSAGNL, encoded by the coding sequence ATGAGACCGGAGCCTGCTTCGCTGCAAGCCTGCCTGCTATTTCGCGGAAAATCCGCAGATGAGATCGAACAGTTACTGTATACGCTGGTCTACTCTGTCAGCTCCTACCATAAGAATGCGATTATTCTGGCAGAGGGTGATCCGGCGGAACGGCTTGGGATTCTGCTCTCCGGCCGCATCGAGGTACAGAAGACACACCCCACCGGCAGCAGTGTGACCATCGCGCATCTGAAGGAGGGGCAGACCATCGGCGAAGCCGTATTGTTCCGCAGGAATAACACCGTGCCCGCCACCGTCACAGCCACTGGCCCCTGCAAGGTGATGTTCATCAGCAAGCAGGAGCTGCTGAGATTATTCGCAGCCGACACCGATATCCTCACCCGCTTCATCGAGAATCTGTCCGAGCGGCTGGTGCTCGTGAACAGGAAGATTGAGAACCTGTCCGCCGGGCCGCTGCGCCGCCGTATCGTAGACTTCCTGCTGGAGCAGGGAGAGCAGCAGGAATCCGATACCTTGAAGCTTCCCTTCAGCCGGAAGGAATGGGCCGAGCATATGAACACCGCCCGCCCCTCCTTGTCGCGGGAGCTGGGGTTCCTGCGCGACCAGGGCTGGATCGAATTCAAGGGCAATGAAATCACCCTGCTGAACCGGAGCCGGATGCATGATTACATCCAGACTCTGCCTTCTTCGGCAGGCAATCTATAG
- a CDS encoding aldehyde dehydrogenase produces MTEEDTSMPPSTAQQIDQLLTKHRQWFASGVTRTPGFRLEQLQKLKEAISRNEARIIAALNQDLHKSEFEAYATEIGFTLDSIGYMMKHLRRWMKPVKVGSPLHLFPARSRIIAEPYGTALIIGPFNYPFQLLIEPLIGAIAAGNCAVLKPSESTPATSAVIENMIRETFDPAYIRVVQGEKETTNLLIHAAFDYIFFTGSVPVGRIVMEAAAKNLVPVTLELGGKSPVIVDRSADLETAAKRIVWGKLINVGQTCIAPDYLLVHSGVAAELIERMKRCVTDFYGTDIRHNTDYGRIVNERQLRRIGEMLERDRDKLISGGTVVPEELYIEPSLIYPADWSDASMEDEIFGPVLPIMEYTRLEEAIQSINARPKPLALYLFTRDKQVEQQVMTGVSFGGGCINDTISHVASTRLPFGGVGNSGIGGYHGKYSFDLFSHHKSIVKRGTRFDLGIVYPPYGSKVKLARKLLK; encoded by the coding sequence ATGACCGAGGAGGATACAAGCATGCCACCGTCCACTGCACAACAGATCGACCAGCTGCTGACTAAGCACAGGCAATGGTTTGCCAGCGGAGTCACGAGAACCCCCGGCTTCCGGCTGGAGCAGCTTCAGAAGCTGAAGGAGGCTATCTCACGCAATGAAGCCCGGATTATTGCTGCACTGAACCAGGATCTGCATAAAAGCGAGTTCGAAGCTTATGCCACAGAAATCGGATTCACGCTGGACAGCATCGGCTATATGATGAAGCACCTGCGGCGCTGGATGAAGCCGGTGAAGGTAGGCTCACCGCTGCACCTGTTCCCGGCGCGGAGCAGAATCATAGCCGAGCCTTACGGAACGGCGCTAATTATCGGGCCGTTCAACTACCCGTTCCAGTTGCTCATCGAGCCGCTAATCGGCGCCATTGCTGCCGGGAACTGCGCCGTACTGAAGCCCTCCGAGAGTACACCCGCTACCTCCGCTGTTATCGAGAATATGATCCGGGAGACCTTTGATCCCGCTTATATCCGGGTAGTACAGGGCGAGAAGGAGACGACGAATCTGCTGATTCATGCGGCGTTCGATTATATTTTTTTCACCGGGAGTGTGCCTGTAGGCAGAATTGTCATGGAAGCGGCGGCGAAGAACCTGGTGCCCGTCACCCTTGAGCTGGGCGGCAAAAGCCCGGTAATCGTAGACCGGAGCGCTGACCTGGAGACCGCCGCGAAACGGATTGTCTGGGGGAAGCTGATCAATGTGGGGCAGACCTGTATTGCGCCTGATTATCTGCTGGTCCACAGCGGGGTGGCAGCGGAGCTGATTGAGCGGATGAAGCGCTGCGTCACCGATTTCTATGGCACCGACATCCGGCACAACACAGACTATGGGCGGATCGTGAATGAACGCCAGCTGCGGCGGATCGGAGAGATGCTGGAACGGGACCGCGATAAGCTGATTTCGGGCGGGACAGTGGTCCCTGAGGAGCTGTATATCGAGCCGTCTCTGATCTATCCGGCGGATTGGAGTGACGCTTCCATGGAGGACGAGATCTTCGGGCCTGTGCTGCCAATTATGGAGTATACACGGCTGGAGGAGGCCATCCAGAGCATCAACGCCCGTCCGAAGCCGCTCGCTCTCTATCTCTTCACCCGCGATAAGCAGGTGGAGCAGCAAGTGATGACCGGGGTATCCTTCGGCGGCGGCTGCATTAACGATACCATCTCCCATGTAGCTAGCACCCGGCTGCCGTTCGGTGGTGTGGGTAACTCCGGGATTGGCGGCTACCACGGCAAATACAGCTTCGACCTCTTCTCTCATCACAAAAGCATTGTTAAGCGGGGCACCCGGTTTGACCTCGGCATTGTCTACCCGCCTTACGGCAGCAAGGTCAAGCTGGCGCGGAAGCTGCTGAAATAG
- a CDS encoding DUF6713 family protein, with protein sequence MSSILLTIFSVNFALLLVHEMDAIRAREWRMFIFLRELTDERAFKVFTILHLPLYAILLFSFISQHLLSFVIIDIFLIIHSIAHFFFEKHPSNNFKNLYSRLIIYPMGLLGLLHLVGLMYL encoded by the coding sequence TTGTCATCAATTTTACTAACGATTTTTTCGGTTAATTTTGCTCTCTTGCTTGTGCACGAAATGGATGCAATCAGAGCCAGGGAATGGAGAATGTTTATCTTCCTGAGAGAGTTGACAGATGAACGTGCCTTTAAAGTATTCACAATTTTGCATCTGCCACTGTATGCCATTTTACTGTTTTCATTTATAAGTCAACATCTGTTATCTTTCGTTATAATAGACATATTTTTAATTATTCACTCGATCGCCCATTTTTTCTTTGAGAAGCATCCAAGTAATAATTTTAAGAACCTATACTCTAGATTAATTATATATCCAATGGGCCTATTGGGTTTGTTGCATCTTGTTGGGTTAATGTATTTGTAG